A single genomic interval of Streptomyces sp. NBC_00663 harbors:
- the rpsO gene encoding 30S ribosomal protein S15: protein MPLDAATKKQLISEFGQKEGDTGSPEVQVAMLSRRISDLTEHLKTHKHDHHSRRGLLILVGQRRRLLQYLAKKDIQRFRALVDRLGIRRGAAGAK from the coding sequence GTGCCGCTCGACGCCGCTACGAAGAAGCAGCTCATCAGCGAGTTCGGTCAGAAGGAGGGCGACACCGGCTCCCCCGAGGTCCAGGTCGCCATGCTGTCGCGCCGGATCTCGGACCTGACCGAGCACCTCAAGACCCACAAGCACGACCACCACTCCCGTCGTGGTCTGCTGATCCTGGTGGGTCAGCGTCGCCGCCTTCTCCAGTACCTGGCGAAGAAGGACATCCAGCGCTTCCGTGCGCTGGTCGACCGCCTCGGCATCCGCCGTGGTGCGGCGGGCGCCAAGTAA
- a CDS encoding bifunctional riboflavin kinase/FAD synthetase: MQRWRGLEDIPQDWGRSVVTIGSYDGVHRGHQLIIRHAVDRARELGVPAVVVTFDPHPSEVVRPGSHPPLLAPHHRRAELMADLGVDAVLILPFTTEFSKLSPAEFVVKVLVDKLHAKAVVEGPNFRFGHKAAGNVEFLAEQGKVYDFEVEVVDLFVCGDAGGGEPFSSTLTRRLIAEGDLEGAGEILGRPHRVEGVVVRGAQRGREMGFPTANVETLPHTAIPADGVYAGWLHVQGEAMPAAISVGTNPQFDGTERTVEAYAIDRVGLDLYGLHVAVDFLAFVRGQAKFESLEALLEQIAEDVKRCRELIAAAEQP, encoded by the coding sequence GTGCAGCGCTGGCGTGGCTTGGAGGACATCCCCCAGGACTGGGGGCGCAGCGTCGTCACCATCGGCTCCTACGACGGAGTCCACCGCGGACACCAGCTGATCATCCGGCATGCCGTGGATCGCGCCCGTGAGCTGGGAGTTCCCGCGGTCGTCGTCACCTTCGACCCGCACCCAAGCGAGGTCGTCCGCCCCGGCAGCCACCCGCCGCTGCTGGCCCCGCACCACCGCCGCGCCGAACTCATGGCGGACCTGGGCGTGGACGCGGTCCTGATCCTCCCCTTCACCACGGAGTTCTCGAAGCTCTCGCCGGCCGAGTTCGTCGTCAAGGTCCTGGTCGACAAGCTGCACGCCAAGGCGGTCGTCGAGGGCCCCAACTTCCGCTTCGGCCACAAGGCCGCGGGGAACGTGGAGTTCCTCGCCGAGCAGGGCAAGGTGTACGACTTCGAGGTCGAGGTCGTCGACCTGTTCGTCTGCGGGGACGCGGGCGGCGGCGAGCCGTTCTCGTCCACCCTCACCCGCCGCCTGATCGCCGAGGGCGACCTGGAGGGCGCCGGCGAGATCCTGGGCCGCCCGCACCGGGTGGAGGGCGTGGTCGTCCGAGGCGCCCAGCGAGGCCGCGAGATGGGCTTCCCGACGGCCAACGTCGAGACCCTCCCGCACACCGCCATCCCCGCCGACGGCGTGTACGCCGGCTGGCTGCACGTCCAGGGCGAGGCGATGCCTGCCGCGATCTCCGTCGGCACCAACCCGCAGTTCGACGGCACCGAGCGCACGGTGGAGGCGTACGCCATCGACCGCGTGGGCCTCGACCTCTACGGCCTGCACGTGGCCGTCGACTTCCTGGCCTTCGTCCGCGGCCAGGCGAAGTTCGAGTCGCTGGAGGCCCTGCTGGAGCAGATCGCGGAGGACGTCAAGCGGTGCCGCGAGCTGATCGCGGCGGCCGAGCAGCCGTAG
- a CDS encoding polyribonucleotide nucleotidyltransferase, which translates to MENETHYAEAVIDNGTFGTRTIRFETGRLAKQAAGSAVAYLDDDTMVLSATTASKNPKDQLDFFPLTVDVEERMYAAGKIPGSFFRREGRPSEDAILTCRLIDRPLRPSFKKGLRNEIQVVATIMALNPDHLYDVVAINAASASTQLAGLPFSGPIGGVRVALINGQWVAFPTHTELEDAVFDMVVAGRTLEDGDVAIMMVEAEATEKTIQLVKGGAEAPTEEVVAAGLEAAKPFIKVLCKAQADLASKAAKPTGEFPIFLDYQDDILEALSAAVRPELASALTIAGKQEREAELDRVKALAAEKLLPEFEGREKEISAAYRSLTKQLVRERVIKEKKRIDGRGVTDIRTLAAEVEAIPRVHGSAVFERGETQILGVTTLNMLRMEQQLDTLSPVTRKRYMHNYNFPPYSTGETGRVGSPKRREIGHGALAERALVPVLPTREEFPYAIRQVSEALSSNGSTSMGSVCASTMSLLNAGVPLKAPVAGIAMGLISQEIEGETHYVTLTDILGAEDAFGDMDFKVAGTKEFVTALQLDTKLDGIPASVLAAALKQARDARLHILDVMMEAIDTPDEMSPNAPRIITVKIPVDKIGEVIGPKGKMINQIQEDTGADITIEDDGTIYIGAVDGPSAEAARTTINSIANPTMPEVGERYLGTVVKTTTFGAFVSLLPGKDGLLHISQIRKLAGGKRVENVEDVLGVGAKVQVEIAEIDSRGKLSLIPVIEGEEGDDTKDDTDK; encoded by the coding sequence GTGGAGAACGAGACCCACTACGCCGAGGCCGTCATCGACAACGGCACCTTCGGCACCCGCACCATCCGCTTCGAGACGGGCCGCCTGGCCAAGCAGGCCGCCGGCTCCGCCGTGGCGTACCTGGACGACGACACCATGGTGCTGTCGGCCACCACCGCCTCCAAGAACCCCAAGGACCAGCTCGACTTCTTCCCCCTCACGGTGGACGTCGAGGAGCGGATGTACGCCGCCGGCAAGATCCCCGGCAGCTTCTTCCGCCGCGAGGGCCGCCCCTCCGAGGACGCCATCCTCACCTGCCGCCTGATCGACCGCCCGCTGCGCCCGTCCTTCAAGAAGGGCCTGCGCAACGAGATCCAGGTCGTCGCCACGATCATGGCGCTCAACCCCGACCACCTGTACGACGTCGTGGCGATCAACGCCGCCTCCGCGTCCACGCAGCTGGCCGGTCTGCCCTTCTCCGGCCCGATCGGCGGCGTCCGCGTCGCGCTGATCAACGGCCAGTGGGTCGCGTTCCCGACGCACACCGAGCTCGAGGACGCCGTCTTCGACATGGTCGTCGCGGGCCGCACCCTGGAGGACGGCGACGTCGCGATCATGATGGTCGAGGCCGAGGCCACCGAGAAGACCATCCAGCTGGTCAAGGGCGGCGCCGAGGCCCCGACCGAGGAGGTCGTCGCCGCCGGTCTGGAAGCCGCGAAGCCCTTCATCAAGGTCCTCTGCAAGGCCCAGGCCGACCTCGCCTCCAAGGCCGCCAAGCCGACCGGCGAGTTCCCGATCTTCCTCGACTACCAGGACGACATCCTGGAGGCGCTCTCCGCCGCCGTCCGCCCGGAGCTCGCCTCCGCGCTGACCATCGCCGGCAAGCAGGAGCGCGAGGCCGAGCTGGACCGCGTCAAGGCGCTCGCCGCCGAGAAGCTCCTGCCGGAGTTCGAGGGCCGCGAGAAGGAGATCTCCGCCGCGTACCGCTCCCTGACCAAGCAGCTCGTCCGCGAGCGCGTGATCAAGGAGAAGAAGCGCATCGACGGCCGTGGCGTCACGGACATCCGTACGCTCGCCGCCGAGGTGGAGGCCATCCCGCGCGTGCACGGCTCCGCGGTGTTCGAGCGTGGCGAGACCCAGATCCTGGGCGTCACCACCCTCAACATGCTCCGCATGGAGCAGCAGCTGGACACCCTCTCCCCGGTGACCCGCAAGCGCTACATGCACAACTACAACTTCCCGCCGTACTCCACCGGCGAGACCGGCCGCGTCGGCTCCCCGAAGCGCCGCGAGATCGGCCACGGCGCCCTCGCCGAGCGCGCCCTGGTCCCGGTCCTGCCGACCCGCGAGGAGTTCCCCTACGCGATCCGCCAGGTCTCCGAGGCGCTGAGCTCCAACGGCTCGACGTCCATGGGCTCGGTCTGCGCCTCCACCATGTCGCTGCTGAACGCCGGTGTGCCGCTCAAGGCCCCCGTCGCCGGTATCGCCATGGGTCTGATCTCCCAGGAGATCGAGGGCGAGACGCACTACGTCACCCTCACCGACATCCTCGGTGCGGAGGACGCCTTCGGCGACATGGACTTCAAGGTCGCCGGTACCAAGGAGTTCGTGACCGCCCTCCAGCTCGACACCAAGCTGGACGGCATCCCGGCCTCCGTCCTGGCCGCCGCTCTGAAGCAGGCCCGTGACGCCCGCCTCCACATCCTCGACGTGATGATGGAAGCGATCGACACGCCGGACGAGATGTCCCCCAACGCCCCGCGGATCATCACCGTCAAGATCCCCGTGGACAAGATCGGTGAGGTCATCGGCCCCAAGGGCAAGATGATCAACCAGATCCAGGAGGACACCGGCGCCGACATCACGATCGAGGACGACGGCACCATCTACATCGGTGCTGTCGACGGCCCCTCCGCCGAGGCCGCCCGCACCACGATCAACTCGATCGCCAACCCGACCATGCCGGAGGTCGGCGAGCGCTACCTGGGTACGGTCGTCAAGACCACCACCTTCGGTGCGTTCGTGTCGCTGCTCCCGGGCAAGGACGGTCTGCTGCACATCTCGCAGATCCGCAAGCTCGCCGGTGGCAAGCGCGTGGAGAACGTCGAGGACGTGCTCGGCGTGGGCGCCAAGGTCCAGGTCGAGATCGCCGAGATCGACTCCCGCGGCAAGCTCTCCCTCATCCCCGTGATCGAGGGCGAAGAGGGCGACGACACGAAGGACGACACCGACAAGTGA
- a CDS encoding DUF397 domain-containing protein, with the protein MAETAEEIKARKERERDELYSLDISGVEWHCAPGTEEHEERVEIAYLPEGAVAMRSSLDPDTVLRYTEAEWTAFVLGARDGEFDLQPAPEESAQ; encoded by the coding sequence ATGGCGGAGACGGCAGAGGAGATCAAGGCGCGCAAGGAGCGGGAGCGGGACGAGCTCTACTCCCTCGACATCTCCGGCGTCGAGTGGCACTGCGCGCCGGGTACGGAGGAGCACGAGGAGCGGGTGGAGATCGCCTACCTGCCCGAGGGTGCCGTGGCCATGCGGTCCTCGCTCGACCCGGACACCGTGCTGCGCTACACGGAGGCGGAGTGGACGGCCTTCGTGCTCGGCGCGCGGGACGGGGAGTTCGATTTGCAGCCGGCGCCGGAGGAGTCCGCGCAGTGA
- a CDS encoding outer membrane protein assembly factor BamB family protein → MSFGPPPSIYTQSALAADTARKRRRTKLLGATAVVVALLMLAGGGWFLASGDDAAPVDAKGPVAQSPDEVRETTEKVPGSPEGQLMIEHDEENLAKTNDASPRYAPGTWATDKVMVKGVADRLEGYNIALDADEKAWTLKLDGHLCATSRHITADGRTAVVIQPPQPKGSEKDGVCDQVVFVDLNTGKKLWQKQMPAANSAFVTNTNLTLTKGVVAVAWGQGSVAYDMKTGAKLWNSTLGDECQDKAFVGGRQLLSLLSCGSVPDVRFQVQKVDPRTGKPVWTYRVSSGIQTVYLPSSDPPVLAVAAGDSTVTDVITLDDRGKYRTTIPLDGYDAKCGERYFGLSLFGEYENCDGIVVGRTQAYILSEENIANGEPSDWIVAFDLGTGKTAGKFEGRELQKVYPLRMSGDDLLIYRPGAGAVAPAAVVRWNPRTDRETPLLLFTLPEDDDSELSDPEQSDILYQQGRAFFGKRELVHDDKYPTDPVLMAVAIGSAGLKH, encoded by the coding sequence GTGAGCTTCGGCCCGCCTCCCTCGATCTACACCCAATCCGCACTCGCGGCGGACACCGCGCGCAAGCGCCGCCGGACGAAGCTGCTGGGCGCGACGGCGGTCGTCGTGGCCCTCCTCATGCTGGCCGGCGGCGGCTGGTTCCTCGCCTCCGGCGACGACGCCGCTCCCGTCGACGCCAAAGGGCCGGTCGCGCAGAGCCCCGACGAGGTCAGGGAGACGACCGAGAAGGTCCCCGGCTCGCCCGAGGGGCAGCTGATGATCGAGCACGACGAGGAGAACCTCGCCAAGACCAACGACGCCAGCCCCCGCTACGCGCCCGGCACCTGGGCCACCGACAAGGTCATGGTCAAGGGCGTCGCCGACCGCCTGGAGGGCTACAACATCGCCCTCGACGCCGATGAGAAGGCCTGGACCCTCAAGCTGGACGGCCACCTCTGCGCCACCAGCCGGCACATCACCGCGGACGGCCGTACCGCCGTCGTCATCCAGCCCCCGCAGCCCAAGGGCTCGGAGAAGGACGGCGTCTGCGACCAGGTGGTGTTCGTCGACCTGAACACCGGCAAGAAGCTGTGGCAGAAGCAGATGCCGGCCGCGAACTCCGCCTTCGTCACCAACACCAACCTCACCCTGACCAAGGGCGTCGTCGCCGTCGCCTGGGGGCAGGGCTCGGTGGCGTACGACATGAAGACCGGCGCGAAGCTGTGGAACAGCACGCTCGGCGACGAGTGCCAGGACAAGGCCTTCGTCGGCGGCCGCCAGCTGCTGTCCCTGCTCAGCTGCGGCTCCGTGCCCGACGTCAGGTTCCAGGTGCAGAAGGTCGACCCGCGCACCGGCAAGCCCGTGTGGACGTACCGCGTCTCCAGCGGTATCCAGACCGTCTACCTGCCCTCCTCCGACCCGCCGGTCCTCGCCGTCGCAGCGGGCGACAGCACGGTCACCGACGTGATCACCCTCGACGACCGGGGCAAGTACCGCACCACCATTCCCCTCGACGGCTACGACGCGAAGTGCGGCGAGCGCTACTTCGGGCTGTCCTTGTTCGGCGAGTACGAGAACTGCGACGGCATCGTCGTGGGCCGGACCCAGGCGTACATCCTGAGCGAGGAGAACATCGCCAACGGCGAGCCCTCCGACTGGATCGTGGCGTTCGACCTCGGGACGGGCAAGACCGCGGGCAAGTTCGAGGGCCGTGAGCTCCAGAAGGTCTACCCCCTCCGGATGAGCGGCGACGACCTGCTGATCTACCGCCCCGGCGCGGGCGCCGTGGCCCCGGCGGCCGTGGTCCGCTGGAACCCGCGCACGGACCGGGAGACCCCGCTCCTGCTCTTCACGCTCCCCGAGGACGACGACTCCGAGCTCAGCGACCCGGAACAGTCCGACATCCTCTACCAGCAGGGCCGCGCCTTCTTCGGCAAGCGGGAACTGGTCCACGACGACAAGTACCCCACCGACCCGGTGCTGATGGCCGTGGCGATCGGGAGCGCGGGACTGAAGCACTGA
- a CDS encoding AAA family ATPase, which yields MPDVEEPEESGSGDLESGATMRFSAVALKREIAERAAAVEETDGEDDVEAEDTEVAAESDADADGSVGEGDDTDEDNGLDADSFNDVPLSEDADDEDAEDAEDTEDLEAAAPSVTEAEGAAADEELTDADLPEAQSTDADADADADADADADSTVDPELAEVEPVDAESTDAEPVDAVTADVEPADADLADSAPTDAVPADAVADAEPADTAPSDTTEEAAPQDLTPQDSAPEDAVPQDAPPADAPPADAPPAWTPAPAPQPGMPPLPPSYQPAAPAPATQWPAQPQPQPQPAPPQPIPAAPAQPQPAVAQDQPSVPQQQPQQPPFQPQAPQPAPAAWTPQATQPPAGPAPAAPAPQGAYGFPQPGAPTPMPNAQSGYGFPQPGAPAPNAQPSPGQQAGYGFPHPGAPATPQGQPGVPQTPPQGQPGVPQPHPQADAQPPAPQAPAPGPQATQPPTPPAPQSGYGFPHPGGAPAPDPQSGYGFPQPGAPATTPNAQAGYGFPHPGAPATPNAQPSPDQQGGYGFPQHPAQQSQPGHPGQPGVPQPHPQADAQPPASAQAPSAQAPSAQPPHAQVPAPQAPQAPAAPPVDPRTGTAWPQPMQHDQRQMTNPGAAPLGYTAAVELSSDRLLNNKRQKAKSSRPAAQPSRFKIGGKKEEAERQRKLELIRTPVLSCYRIAVISLKGGVGKTTTTTALGSTLATERQDKILAIDANPDAGTLGRRVRRETGATIRDLVQAIPYLNSYMDIRRFTSQAPSGLEIIANDVDPAVSTTFNDEDYRRAIDVLGKQYPVILTDSGTGLLYSAMRGVLDLADQLIIISTPSVDGASSASTTLDWLSAHGYADLVSRSLTVISGVRETGKMIKVEDIVSHFETRCRGVVVVPFDEHLAAGAEVDLDMMRPKVRESYFNLAAMVAEDFVRHQQMHGLWTSDGNPPPVAAPPMPGQQYAPGQPVPGQPAPGQPYPPQGYPQPGQPYAPQPGQPYPPQQPYPQQGQQGQPAQQPYPQPGHPQQHQAPQPGQPYPPAPPQQ from the coding sequence ATGCCGGATGTCGAAGAGCCGGAGGAGTCCGGGAGCGGCGACCTGGAGAGTGGCGCCACGATGCGGTTCTCCGCTGTCGCCCTGAAGCGTGAGATCGCGGAGCGCGCCGCGGCGGTCGAGGAGACCGACGGGGAGGACGACGTCGAGGCCGAGGACACCGAGGTGGCCGCGGAGAGTGACGCGGATGCCGACGGTTCGGTCGGCGAGGGCGACGACACCGACGAGGACAACGGTCTCGACGCGGACTCCTTCAACGACGTTCCGCTGTCCGAGGACGCCGACGACGAAGATGCCGAGGACGCCGAAGACACCGAAGACCTTGAGGCCGCCGCGCCTTCGGTGACCGAAGCGGAGGGTGCTGCGGCAGACGAGGAGTTGACGGACGCGGACCTGCCGGAGGCGCAGTCGACCGATGCCGATGCCGATGCCGATGCCGACGCCGACGCCGACGCCGACTCGACGGTGGACCCGGAGCTCGCCGAAGTAGAGCCCGTGGACGCGGAGTCGACGGACGCGGAGCCGGTGGACGCCGTGACCGCTGACGTGGAGCCCGCGGACGCGGACCTCGCCGACTCGGCACCCACGGACGCCGTACCGGCCGACGCAGTGGCTGACGCGGAACCCGCGGACACCGCACCGTCCGACACCACCGAGGAAGCCGCGCCCCAGGACCTCACACCTCAGGACAGCGCACCCGAAGACGCCGTCCCGCAGGACGCGCCCCCCGCCGACGCACCCCCGGCCGACGCGCCCCCCGCCTGGACTCCCGCACCGGCGCCGCAGCCCGGGATGCCGCCGCTGCCGCCGTCGTACCAGCCCGCCGCGCCCGCACCCGCGACGCAGTGGCCCGCGCAGCCGCAGCCGCAGCCCCAGCCCGCGCCTCCGCAGCCGATCCCGGCAGCACCCGCGCAGCCGCAGCCTGCGGTCGCTCAGGACCAGCCGTCCGTGCCGCAGCAGCAGCCTCAGCAGCCGCCCTTCCAGCCGCAGGCACCGCAGCCCGCACCCGCCGCCTGGACCCCGCAGGCCACGCAGCCGCCCGCCGGCCCGGCCCCGGCAGCCCCGGCCCCGCAGGGCGCGTACGGCTTCCCGCAGCCCGGCGCCCCGACTCCGATGCCCAACGCCCAGAGCGGTTACGGCTTCCCACAGCCCGGCGCCCCCGCGCCCAACGCGCAGCCCTCCCCCGGCCAGCAGGCCGGCTACGGCTTCCCCCACCCCGGCGCCCCCGCCACCCCACAAGGCCAGCCGGGCGTACCTCAGACACCCCCGCAGGGCCAGCCGGGCGTCCCCCAGCCTCACCCGCAGGCCGACGCTCAGCCACCGGCCCCCCAGGCACCCGCCCCCGGACCCCAGGCCACGCAGCCCCCCACTCCCCCGGCCCCCCAGAGCGGCTACGGCTTCCCCCACCCCGGCGGAGCCCCCGCCCCCGACCCGCAGAGCGGCTACGGCTTCCCGCAGCCCGGCGCCCCGGCCACCACCCCCAACGCCCAGGCCGGCTACGGCTTCCCGCACCCCGGCGCCCCCGCCACCCCGAACGCCCAGCCCTCCCCCGACCAGCAGGGCGGCTACGGCTTCCCCCAACACCCCGCCCAGCAGAGCCAGCCGGGCCACCCGGGCCAGCCGGGCGTACCCCAGCCGCACCCGCAAGCCGACGCACAGCCCCCGGCCTCAGCCCAGGCACCTTCAGCCCAGGCGCCTTCAGCCCAGCCACCGCACGCCCAAGTCCCCGCCCCCCAGGCGCCGCAGGCCCCGGCCGCGCCCCCCGTCGACCCCCGCACCGGCACCGCCTGGCCGCAGCCGATGCAGCACGATCAGCGGCAGATGACCAACCCCGGTGCCGCGCCCCTCGGTTACACCGCTGCCGTGGAGCTGTCCTCCGACCGGCTGCTCAACAACAAGAGGCAGAAGGCGAAGAGCAGCCGTCCGGCCGCCCAGCCCTCCCGCTTCAAGATCGGCGGCAAGAAGGAAGAGGCCGAGCGGCAGCGGAAGTTGGAGTTGATCCGGACGCCGGTGCTGTCCTGCTACCGGATCGCCGTCATCAGCCTGAAGGGCGGCGTCGGCAAGACCACGACCACCACCGCCCTCGGGTCCACCCTCGCCACCGAGCGGCAGGACAAGATCCTCGCCATCGACGCCAACCCGGACGCCGGTACGCTCGGCCGCCGCGTCCGGCGCGAGACCGGGGCCACCATCCGTGACCTCGTCCAGGCGATCCCGTACCTCAACTCGTACATGGACATCCGGCGGTTCACCTCCCAGGCGCCGTCCGGGCTGGAGATCATCGCCAACGACGTCGACCCGGCCGTGTCCACGACCTTCAACGACGAGGACTACCGGCGCGCCATCGACGTGCTGGGCAAGCAGTACCCGGTGATCCTGACGGACTCCGGTACCGGTCTGCTCTACTCCGCGATGCGCGGCGTGCTCGACCTCGCCGACCAGCTGATCATCATCTCCACCCCGTCCGTCGACGGTGCGAGCAGCGCCAGCACGACCTTGGACTGGCTGTCCGCGCACGGGTACGCGGATCTCGTGTCGCGTTCCCTCACCGTCATCTCCGGTGTCCGCGAGACCGGCAAGATGATCAAGGTGGAGGACATCGTCAGCCACTTCGAGACGCGCTGCCGTGGCGTGGTCGTCGTGCCCTTCGACGAGCATCTCGCCGCCGGTGCCGAGGTGGACCTCGACATGATGCGGCCGAAGGTCCGGGAGTCGTACTTCAACCTCGCGGCGATGGTCGCCGAGGACTTCGTACGCCACCAGCAGATGCACGGCCTGTGGACCAGCGACGGCAACCCTCCCCCGGTGGCGGCCCCGCCGATGCCTGGCCAGCAGTACGCTCCGGGACAGCCGGTGCCCGGCCAGCCCGCGCCCGGTCAGCCGTACCCGCCGCAGGGCTACCCCCAGCCCGGCCAGCCGTACGCCCCGCAGCCGGGTCAGCCGTACCCGCCGCAGCAGCCGTATCCCCAGCAGGGTCAGCAGGGTCAGCCGGCGCAGCAGCCGTATCCGCAGCCGGGACACCCCCAGCAGCACCAGGCTCCGCAGCCCGGGCAGCCCTACCCGCCCGCGCCTCCGCAGCAGTAG